Proteins found in one Brachypodium distachyon strain Bd21 chromosome 5, Brachypodium_distachyon_v3.0, whole genome shotgun sequence genomic segment:
- the LOC100838257 gene encoding zinc finger CCCH domain-containing protein 24, translating to MEEDKAQPPPPPQQQEIELAGDKCKRKKDSPEPATGDELEAASTAAAAGQDKAQPPPQQQEIELPGDKRKREEDSSEPATGDELAAASAAASAGEEGGSGGGGGASQLHPMSKTSLCSYFRRHGAGPDGCRHGEACRYAHTDEELRPRPDGTWDPTSDRAKKLRKVSAEAEEADEEMVTFDDKSLDKCLVGLPRAWVTDRLKTFLQEQGISYATAKKKKGMTVGFVTFGTVEELKNAVEVLKENQSGGKEIKIADANRRSHQKSHTEGPVTDNGAATGNSSVAPATAEGTPMPEAEAASKKTVRDAVTPLAHMTYNDQLEHKKNSVAQLLKKLTRNAKKACPADVPNPDWVFKSKQIGGLPCKLEGILESPVIDGYRNKCEFSAGHSLEGKKTVGFMLGNFREGVTAVEEPVDCPNVSGLACKYASMFQDFLQLSSLPVWNRMDNSGFWRQFTVREGRSPPQAVVAHDAETQIAEVMLIVQVCSTGVDEVLMKDELDKLSTTLVRGAATCLPPLPLTTIVVQDHKGISNVAAADCPLIPLLVPKVDQSEEEAVDKTRIHDYISNLRFSISPTAFFQVNTLAAERLYTLAGDWANLNSDTLLFDVCCGTGTIGLTLAHRVGMVVGIEMNESAVLDARRNALINGVKNCCFVCGKAEDVMGSLLTEYLGSPQQDIADSESNSEVGPTGKKEDTVSGNEENLDSLTEKNDNGESPQPKDISTDHPTRVSDEANGGSDNRGSENLEGGHEYNEAIRKQNSEEASLINAESLDTKAADCLEHTKKSKDDSSISKTSVLPTGASQFKNFVAIVDPPRVGLHPTVIKALRTHPRIRRLVYISCNPESLVANAIELCTPTSENREKNKGHRGWRTMSSAGLARQRTKSMPNSEPFIPKRAMAVDLFPHTSHCEMVMLFER from the exons ATGGAGGAGGACAAGgcacaaccgccgccgccgccgcagcagcaagAGATTGAACTCGCCGGGGATAAGtgcaagaggaagaaggattCGCCGGAGCCAGCCACCGGAGATGAACTGGAAGCAGCCTCaaccgctgccgctgccggccaGGACAAGGCACAACCGCccccgcagcagcaggagaTTGAACTCCCTGGGGATAAGCGCAAGAGGGAGGAGGATTCGTCGGAGCCGGCCACCGGAGATGAGCTGgcagcagcctccgccgccgcctccgccggagaggagggcggcagcggcggcggcggcggcgctagccAGCTGCACCCGATGTCGAAGACGAGCCTCTGCTCCTActtccgccgccacggcgccggccCCGACGGGTGCAGACACGGTGAAGCGTGCCGGTACGCGCACACggacgaggagctccggccgcGCCCCGACGGCACGTGGGACCCCACCTCCGACCGCGCCAAGAAGCTCCGCAAGGTCTCCGCtgaggcggaggaggctgaTGAGGAGATGGTCACCTTCGACGACAAGTCGTTGGATAAGTGCCTCGTCGGACTTCCCAGGGCCTGGGTGACCGATAGGCTCAAAACCTTCCTCCAGGAGCAG GGAATATCATATGCAAcagcaaagaagaagaaaggaatgACTGTTGGATTTGTGACATTTGGAACTGTTGAAGAACTGAAAAATGCTGTGGAG GTCCTTAAGGAGAATCAATCTGGTGGGAAGGAAATAAAGATAGCAGATGCCAATCGTAGGTCTCATCAAAAGTCGCACACAGAAGGACCAGTAACTGATAATGGAGCAGCAACAGGAAACAGCAGTGTTGCTCCTGCTACTGCTGAGGGAACACCCATGCctgaagcagaagcagcgAGTAAAAAAACTGTTCGCGACGCCGTTACTCCTCTTGCCCATATGACTTACAATGATCAGCtagaacacaaaaaaaattcagttgCACAGTTACTCAAGAAACTA ACTCGCAATGCTAAGAAAGCTTGCCCAGCTGATGTTCCCAATCCAGATTGGGTTTTCAAATCAAAGCAAATTG GTGGTCTTCCTTGCAAGCTTGAAGGTATTCTGGAGTCCCCTGTGATTGATGGATATCGTAACAAGTGCGAGTTCTCTGCAGGACATTCCTTGGAGGGCAAAAAGACGGTAGGGTTTATGCTTGGGAATTTCAG GGAAGGTGTGACTGCAGTTGAGGAACCTGTGGACTGCCCAAATGTTTCAGGACTTGCCTGCAAATATGCTTCAATGTTCCAAGATTTTCTGCAGTTGTCAAGCTTGCCTGTTTGGAACAGAATGGATAATTCTGGGTTTTGGCGCCAATTCACA GTTCGAGAGGGTAGAAGTCCACCTCAAGCTGTTGTTGCACATGATGCAGAAACACAAATAGCAGAAGTCATGCTTATTGTGCAG GTGTGCTCCACAGGTGTTGATGAGGTACTAATGAAAGATGAGCTTGACAAGTTATCCACGACTCTTGTACGAGGGGCAGCAACATGCTTGCCTCCGTTGCCTCTAACAACTATAGTAGTCCAA GACCACAAAGGAATATCAAATGTAGCAGCTGCTGACTGTCCGCTGATCCCACTATTGGTGCCAAAAGTAGATCAATCAGAAGAGGAAGCAGTGGATAAAACAAGAATCCATGATTACATCAGCAATCTGCGGTTCTCCATATCACCAACAGCATTTTTTCAG GTTAACACTCTTGCTGCAGAAAGACTGTACACCCTTGCCGGTGATTGGGCCAATCTGAATTCGGATACACTACTTTTTGACGTATGCTGTGGGACCGGAACAATTGGCTTGACATTAGCACACCGTGTTGGAATG GTTGTTGGAATCGAAATGAATGAATCAGCAGTTTTGGATGCTCGGAGAAATGCTCTTATTAACGGTGTAAAAAATTGCTGCTTTGTCTGTGGGAAG GCCGAAGATGTGATGGGGTCTCTTCTCACAGAGTATCTTGGTTCGCCACAGCAGGACATTGCAGATTCTGAAAGTAACTCAGAAGTTGGTCCTACAGGAAAAAAAGAGGATACAGTTAGTGGCAATGAGGAAAACCTGGACAGTTTAACAGAGAAAAACGACAATGGTGAAAGTCCACAGCCGAAAGACATATCGACCGATCATCCCACTCGTGTCAGTGATGAGGCAAATGGGGGCTCGGATAATAGGGGTAGTGAAAACTTGGAAGGTGGACATGAATACAATGAGGCTATTCGTAAACAAAATTCTGAGGAAGCATCATTGATCAATGCAGAATCCCTCGACACAAAAGCAGCTGACTGTTTGGAGCACACCAAGAAATCCAAGGATGATTCTTCCATTTCTAAGACTAGTGTGCTTCCAACTGGTGCATCTCAGTTCAAGAACTTCGTTGCTATTGTAGACCCTCCACGTGTTGGGCTTCACCCTACT GTGATCAAGGCGTTGAGGACTCATCCACGCATTCGACGCCTAGT